In Synechococcus sp. RS9909, one genomic interval encodes:
- the leuC gene encoding 3-isopropylmalate dehydratase large subunit: MSSGTLYDKVWDLHRVAELPGGSTQLFIGLHLIHEVTSPQAFAALEDKGLSVRCAERTVATVDHIVPTTSQARPFADPLAEEMLSTLERNCARHGITLHGLGSGRQGIVHVIAPELGLTQPGMTVACGDSHTSTHGAFGAIAFGIGTSQVRDVLASQSLAMNKLKVRRIWVDNQLGSGVFAKDLILHVIRTLGVKAGVGHAYEFAGPAIEALSMEERMTLCNMAIEGGARCGYVNPDQVTIDYLAGRPGAPSGEAWDRAVAWWRSLASDSDASFDDEVRFDAAAIAPTVTWGITPGQGIAVDEAVPTPEQLEPSERPIAEEAYRYMDLTPGQPIAGVSVDVCFIGSCTNGRLSDLQAAAAVARGRQVSPGIRAFVVPGSEQVARAAEAEGLDAVFRAAGFEWREPGCSMCLAMNPDRLEGRQISASSSNRNFKGRQGSASGRTLLMSPAMVAAAAVTGQVTDVRHLAALPVTA; this comes from the coding sequence CAGGCTTTCGCCGCCCTTGAAGACAAGGGCCTGAGCGTGCGCTGTGCTGAGCGGACGGTGGCCACCGTCGATCACATTGTGCCCACCACCAGCCAGGCCCGACCCTTCGCCGATCCCCTGGCGGAGGAGATGCTCAGCACGCTGGAGCGCAACTGCGCCCGCCATGGCATCACCCTGCACGGCCTGGGCAGTGGCCGTCAGGGCATCGTGCATGTGATCGCGCCGGAGCTCGGTCTCACCCAACCGGGGATGACGGTGGCCTGCGGTGATTCCCACACCTCCACCCACGGCGCCTTCGGAGCGATCGCCTTCGGAATCGGCACCAGCCAGGTGCGCGATGTGCTGGCCAGCCAGAGCCTGGCGATGAACAAGCTCAAGGTGCGCAGGATCTGGGTCGACAATCAGCTCGGATCGGGGGTCTTCGCCAAAGACCTGATCCTGCACGTGATCCGCACGCTGGGGGTCAAGGCGGGGGTGGGTCATGCCTATGAATTCGCCGGACCGGCGATTGAAGCCCTCTCGATGGAGGAGCGCATGACCCTCTGCAACATGGCGATCGAAGGTGGTGCTCGCTGCGGTTATGTCAATCCCGACCAGGTGACCATCGATTACCTCGCAGGACGCCCGGGCGCGCCCAGTGGCGAGGCCTGGGACAGGGCTGTGGCCTGGTGGCGGTCGCTGGCGTCCGATTCTGATGCCAGCTTCGATGACGAGGTGCGTTTCGATGCTGCAGCGATTGCCCCCACCGTGACCTGGGGGATCACGCCTGGGCAGGGCATCGCCGTCGATGAAGCGGTGCCGACCCCGGAGCAGCTCGAACCCTCCGAGCGTCCGATCGCCGAGGAGGCCTATCGCTACATGGATCTCACCCCCGGACAGCCGATCGCCGGGGTGTCGGTGGATGTGTGTTTCATCGGCAGCTGCACCAACGGCCGCTTGAGTGATCTGCAGGCGGCGGCGGCGGTGGCGCGGGGGCGCCAGGTCTCCCCTGGGATCCGGGCGTTTGTGGTGCCCGGTTCCGAGCAGGTGGCCCGGGCCGCCGAAGCCGAGGGCCTCGATGCGGTGTTCCGTGCGGCGGGTTTCGAATGGCGTGAGCCCGGCTGTTCGATGTGTCTGGCCATGAATCCGGATCGCCTGGAGGGCAGGCAGATCAGTGCCAGCTCCAGCAACCGCAATTTCAAGGGCCGGCAGGGGTCGGCCAGTGGTCGCACGCTGCTGATGAGCCCGGCGATGGTGGCGGCCGCCGCCGTCACCGGACAGGTGACGGATGTGCGCCACCTCGCGGCTCTGCCGGTCACGGCTTGA
- a CDS encoding 3-isopropylmalate dehydratase small subunit 2, translated as MTTPGSFPQGEIRQISGSAFTLRGDDIDTDRIIPARFLKCVSFEALGDQVFADDRSELGGSHPFDQPAHAGASILVVNGNFGCGSSREHAPQALMRWGIRALIGVSFAEIFHGNCLALGIPCATATPQQVLALQAAVESDPGRRWTLDLEANTCSEPQAGSWSISLDPGAREMLLTGRWDATSQLVARDAELRATMATLPYLNRFEGCGHLLECL; from the coding sequence ATGACCACTCCCGGCAGCTTCCCCCAGGGTGAAATCCGCCAGATCAGCGGTTCTGCCTTCACGTTGCGGGGTGATGACATCGATACCGATCGGATCATCCCCGCCCGTTTTCTCAAGTGCGTCAGCTTTGAGGCGCTCGGCGATCAGGTGTTTGCCGACGATCGCAGCGAGCTGGGCGGTTCTCACCCCTTCGATCAGCCCGCCCATGCCGGTGCCTCGATCCTTGTGGTGAACGGCAACTTCGGCTGCGGTTCCAGTCGTGAGCACGCCCCCCAGGCGTTGATGCGTTGGGGGATCCGTGCCCTGATCGGCGTCAGTTTCGCGGAGATCTTCCATGGCAATTGCCTGGCGCTCGGGATTCCCTGTGCCACAGCCACGCCGCAGCAGGTGCTGGCGCTTCAGGCTGCTGTGGAGTCCGATCCCGGCCGCCGCTGGACGCTCGATCTGGAGGCCAACACCTGCAGTGAGCCCCAGGCCGGCAGCTGGTCGATCAGCCTGGATCCCGGGGCCCGGGAGATGCTGCTCACTGGCCGCTGGGATGCGACATCTCAGCTGGTGGCCCGCGATGCAGAGCTCAGGGCCACCATGGCGACGCTTCCTTACCTGAACCGGTTTGAGGGCTGCGGACACTTGCTGGAGTGTCTATGA
- a CDS encoding pentapeptide repeat-containing protein — MDRFPARLTPLTGCLALLLAMASPLTAAEMVPLRVEPFQDPRQQLLSTGACAGCDLRGVDLVGAHLIGADLRDADLRGARLDEANLEGADLSGARLDGAGLQGATLTNAELAGTDLRRADLREAVVINAYAPGVRTEGMQFAGSDLTGSHLIYGGGPEE, encoded by the coding sequence ATGGATCGCTTCCCAGCTCGACTGACGCCGCTGACCGGTTGCCTCGCCCTGCTCCTGGCCATGGCCTCCCCCCTGACGGCGGCCGAGATGGTGCCGCTCCGGGTGGAGCCGTTTCAGGACCCTCGCCAGCAGTTGCTGAGCACGGGGGCTTGCGCAGGCTGTGACCTGCGCGGCGTGGATCTGGTCGGCGCCCATCTGATCGGTGCCGATCTGCGGGACGCCGATCTGCGCGGTGCCCGCCTGGATGAAGCCAATCTCGAGGGGGCCGACCTCAGTGGTGCGCGCCTCGATGGGGCTGGCTTGCAGGGCGCAACGCTCACCAATGCCGAGTTGGCGGGAACGGATCTTCGCCGTGCCGACCTGCGGGAGGCGGTGGTGATCAACGCCTATGCCCCGGGGGTGCGCACCGAGGGGATGCAGTTTGCCGGTTCCGATCTCACCGGCAGCCATCTGATCTACGGCGGCGGCCCGGAGGAATGA